In the Oryza glaberrima chromosome 6, OglaRS2, whole genome shotgun sequence genome, one interval contains:
- the LOC127777275 gene encoding phenylcoumaran benzylic ether reductase Pyrc5-like has product MAAAGKERSRVLVIGGTGYIGRYIVAASAREGHLTSVLVRDPAPADPAKAAVLQGFRDSGATLVKGDLYGHQSLVAAIKSADVVISAVGYAQLADQTRIISAIKEAGNVKRFFPSEYGNDVDRVHAVEPVKSVYATKARIRRVIEAEGIPYTYVSSNFFAGRFLPSLAQAWIKGLPTDKVIILGDGNVKGVFATEEDVGTYTIKAVDDPRTLNKILYLRPSSNILSHNELVSLWEKKVGKTFDRVYIPEDEVLKKIQESPAPLNVVLSINHSVWVKGDHTNFEIEPSFGVEATELYPDVKYTTVDEYLNRFL; this is encoded by the exons ATGGCAGCGGCGGGGAAGGAGCGGAGCAGGGTTCTGGTCATCGGCGGCACGGGCTACATCGGCCGGTACATCGTCGCCGCCAGCGCCCGGGAGGGCCACCTCACCTCCGTCCTCGTCCGTgacccggcgccggcggaccCTGCCAAGGCTGCCGTCCTCCAGGGCTTCCGGGACTCCGGCGCCACCCTCGTCAAG GGAGATCTTTATGGCCATCAAAGTTTGGTGGCAGCCATCAAATCTGCTGATGTGGTTATCTCGGCTGTGGGTTACGCGCAACTAGCAGATCAAACCCGTATTATTTCTGCTATTAAAGAAGCAGGGAATGTGAAG AGATTCTTCCCTTCGGAGTATGGTAATGATGTGGACCGTGTACATGCGGTTGAGCCTGTGAAATCAGTGTATGCTACAAAAGCTCGTATAAGGCGTGTAATTGAGGCTGAGGGGATCCCATACACATATGTCTCCTCGAACTTCTTTGCTGGTCGTTTCTTGCCAAGTCTGGCACAGGCCTGGATCAAGGGCCTTCCAACCGACAAGGTTATCATCCTTGGTGATGGAAATGTAAAAG GAGTCTTTGCCACGGAGGAGGATGTGGGTACCTACACTATTAAAGCTGTCGATGATCCAAGAACCCTGAACAAGATCTTGTATCTCAGGCCATCAAGCAACATTTTGTCTCACAACGAGCTCGTCTCACTCTGGGAGAAGAAGGTTGGCAAGACATTTGATAGGGTGTACATCCCAGAAGATGAAGTCCTGAAGAAGATTCAAG AATCCCCAGCACCGTTGAATGTCGTACTGTCAATCAACCATTCTGTCTGGGTGAAGGGGGATCACACCAACTTTGAGATCGAGCCTTCATTTGGAGTTGAAGCTACTGAACTTTACCCCGATGTGAAGTACACCACTGTGGATGAATACCTGAACAGGTTCCTTTGA
- the LOC127776356 gene encoding pentatricopeptide repeat-containing protein At2g03880, mitochondrial-like, which produces MAAAFLLCHVIARSAPAGRSRRCLLHSDPHTAHPLLVAFSRLCAHGPLRDALALLPDLAAAGLTADAVAVSRLIKLCVRHGTPSDGRLIHRHVFGGGDVAAPSCSSLFVSNSLVSLYAKFGLLDDALRLFDGMPHKNVVSWTTVVAALANARGRKEDALRLFVAMLRDGVAPNMYTFSSILGACSTPRVLAAMHGSIVKVGLDSDVFVRSSLIDAYMKFGDLDGGRRVFDEMVTRDLIVWNSIIAGFVQSGDGVGAIELFMRMKEAGFLSNQGTLTSVLRACTGLVTLEVGRQVHAHVLKYDKDLILHNALLDMYCKCGSLQDADALFGRMPQRDVISWSTMISGLAQNGRSIEALKVFDMMKSEGPRPNHITMVGVLFACSHAGLVEDGWYYFSSMEKLFGIQPEREHCNCMVDLLGRAGKLDDAVKFIHEMNFQPDSVIWRTLLGACRMHKNADLAAYAAKEILRLEPDDQGARILLSNTYADLRQWADAEKSWKMMRDRGVKKDPGRSWIELGKQVHVFIAGDLSHPCSESIIQELSRLFSRVTNLGYTPQTEFVLQDLATEQKEDLLKYHSEKLAIAFGTMNAMEGKPIRIMKNLRICGDCHAFAKLVSKSEGKVIIIRDPVRFHHFQDGVCSCNDYW; this is translated from the coding sequence ATGGCAGCAGCTTTCCTACTATGCCATGTTATtgctagatccgcccctgctggccggagccgccgctgcctcctccactCCGACCCCCACACCGCGCACCCCCTCCTCGTCGCATTCTCCCGGCTCTGCGCCCACGGCCCGCTCCGCGACGCGCTCGCGCTGCTCCCGGACCTCGCCGCGGCCGGGCTCACTgcggacgccgtcgccgtctcccgccTCATCAAGCTCTGCGTCCGCCACGGCACACCCAGCGATGGCCGCCTCATCCACCGCCACGttttcggcggcggcgatgtggcGGCGCCCTCCTGCAGCAGCCTCTTTGTCTCCAACTCCCTCGTCTCCTTGTACGCCAAGTTCGGCCTGCTCGACGACGCACTCAGgctgttcgacggaatgccgcACAAGAATGTCGTGTCCTGGACGACCGTCGTCGCTGCGCTGGCCAATGCccgcgggaggaaggaggacgCGCTGCGGCTTTTTGTGGCCATGCTCAGGGACGGAGTGGCTCCCAACATGTACACTTTCTCGTCCATTCTGGGTGCTTGCAGCACGCCCAGGGTGCTCGCGGCGATGCACGGGAGCATCGTTAAGGTTGGGTTGGATTCGGATGTGTTTGTGCGGAGCTCCTTGATTGATGCGTATATGAAGTTTGGAGATTTGGACGGTGGGCGTCGTGTCTTTGACGAGATGGTAACACGTGATTTGATCGTGTGGAATTCGATCATTGCAGGATTCGTGCAGAGCGGGGATGGTGTCGGGGCGATAGAGCTTTTTATGAGGATGAAGGAGGCTGGGTTCTTGTCCAACCAGGGAACCTTGACCAGTGTTCTCCGAGCATGCACTGGTTTGGTCACACTTGAGGTGGGGAGGCAGGTTCATGCTCATGTTCTCAAGTATGACAAGGACCTGATTTTGCATAATGCACTTCTTGACATGTATTGCAAGTGCGGTAGCCTGCAGGATGCAGATGCCTTGTTTGGCAGGATGCCTCAGAGGGACGTGATCTCTTGGAGTACCATGATCTCTGGTTTGGCACAGAATGGGAGAAGCATTGAGGCATTGAAGGTTTTTGACATGATGAAATCTGAAGGGCCTAGACCAAACCACATAACTATGGTTGGAGTTCTCTTTGCATGCAGCCACGCCGGTCTAGTGGAAGATGGTTGGTACTACTTTAGTTCAATGGAGAAACTCTTCGGTATTCAACCTGAGAGAGAACACTGCAACTGCATGGTCGATCTACTTGGTCGGGCAGGGAAGCTTGATGATGCTGTGAAGTTCATCCATGAGATGAACTTTCAGCCGGACTCAGTTATATGGAGGACTCTTCTTGGGGCTTGCAGGATGCACAAAAACGCCGATCTTGCAGCATATGCAGCAAAAGAGATCCTTAGACTGGAGCCTGACGACCAAGGTGCCCGCATATTATTGTCAAACACGTATGCTGATTTGCGACAATGGGCAGATGCTGAGAAGTCGTGGAAGATGATGAGAGACAGAGGGGTAAAGAAAGATCCTGGGCGAAGCTGGATCGAGCTGGGTAAGCAGGTCCATGTTTTCATTGCTGGTGACTTGTCTCACCCAtgttcagagagtataattcaAGAGCTGAGCCGACTTTTCAGCAGGGTCACAAACCTCGGTTATACCCCCCAGACAGAGTTTGTGTTGCAGGATCTGGCAACTGAGCAGAAGGAAGATCTATTGAAATATCATAGTGAGAAGCTGGCAATAGCATTTGGAACGATGAACGCGATGGAAGGGAAGCCCATAAGGATCATGAAGAACCTCAGGATCTGTGGTGACTGTCATGCATTTGCGAAGCTCGTCTCCAAGAGCGAAGGCAAGGTGATCATCATCAGGGACCCTGTTCGTTTCCACCATTTCCAGGATGGAGTTTGCTCCTGCAATGATTACTGGTAG